Genomic DNA from Peribacillus simplex:
CACTTAGGGCTCTATATAAGGAATTCGTTCAAAAGCTGGAATAAATGAAAATCAAAAAAGGCCTGCTCGTAATGAAGTGAACCCAAAAAGTTAGACACTTTATTTAATTAGGCAGCCTTGAGGGCATGAACCCGGTAATCTACCGGGCTCATGCCTTTTAATTTTACCTTGATTCGCTGATGATTGTAGTAATGGATATATTCTTCTAGTTCTTGTTTGAAATGCTCCATGCTTTCAAATTCTTGAAGATAGAGTAATTCGGATTTTAATAAGCCAAAGAAGTTTTCAATGACCGCATTATCGAGACAATTTCCTTTGCGGGACATGCTTTGTGTAATGTTATGTCTTTTCAAATCATGCGAGTATTGTTTCATCTGATAATGCCAGCCCTGATCTGAATGGAGAATGGGTGAATCTTTCGATTCCAAGCGATCAAAGGCTTTATCCAGCATTTTGGAAACGAGCGGATAAACAGGCCGAGATTCGATATTATAGGCGATGATTTCACCATTAAACAAATCAAGAATGGCCGATAAGTATAGTTTCTCCCCAGCTAGATGGAATTCGGTGACGTCTGTCACCCATTTTTCATTGGACTTTGCCGCCTTGAAATCACGTGCTAGAATGTTGGGCGCAATCTTGCCGATGTTCCCTTTGTACGAACGATATTTCTTCATGCGAACCAATGACTTCAATCCTAGTTCATTCATCAATCGGAGAACTGTTTTATGATTGATGCGAGCACCTCGGTTACGTAATTCTAGGGTGATACGCCGATACCCATAACGCCCTTTATGCGTATGGAAAATCTCTTTGATAAGTGATTTAATTTCTGTGTATTTATCCTCACGCCCGAAGGCGTTTACCCAATAATAGTACGTACTCCGTGCCATTTTAGAAATGGATAGAAGCAGATTTAAATCAAATTGTTTCCTTAGTTCATGGACTACTTTCGCTTTTTCTTTCTTTGTAAGGCTTCCTTTTCTTGAACTAAGGCATTCAACTTTTTTAGATAGGCATTCTCTGCACGTAAGTATTCTAATTCGGCAAGAAGTGCTTCTTGAGAGCCATTAGCTGGCGATGTTTTCTTGGTTTCTTTTTTCATGGATAGACGCCCCTTTTTCTTTGGTTTAAGGGCGTCTATACCGCCTTCCTTAAACTGATTTGCCCAATTCAAAAGTGTAGAATCGGAAGGAAGGTTATAGTGTACAGCGGTCTCGTTGATCGATGCCCCATATTCGTTCATATATTTAAGTACCTCTAGTTTAAAGGGCAGAGTGTAATTTGTATAGGATGAAGCAAGTCCTTCCATCCCATGTTTTAGATAGCGAGCGACCCATCTTTTCAGAGGGGATAAACCTACATTTCTTTCTTGTGCAATGGATTTATAGGATTTTTTTCCTTCTAAGTACTCTAAAACTGCATGTAATTTTTCGTCTATCGTATATTTAGTCAAAAAAACTGCACCTCCAATTGTTAGATGTTGTCTAACAATTGGGGTGCAGTTCAGTAATCGAGCAGGCCCTTTTTTTGTAATTACCATTGAGTGCTTTCTTCTGCTTTATCTGCATCAGATTCACCTTTTGCTCTTTTTTCCTTCAATTTAAAGTAGGCGTCCATTACGTCCCGCCCGATCCGTTTGTTAATATCATCAGAGGGCTTGCCTTGATACACCCATGGCACGACGACAGAGAATGCCACTTCCGGATTATTGTGAGGTGCATAACCTACAAGTGTTAGATTGATAGTCGGGACTGGCGCGCTATATTGATTCCTCCGCGGTCCATCGTAAAAGGCCTCGGCAGTACCCGTTTTTGCTGCCGCATGGTAGGATTTCCCCCCGAAATATTTATACGCTGTCCCGCCTGGCTCCTGGGCAACCTGCCTGAATCCTTCCTGGACACGCTGCATCCAAACGTCTTTCCCGCCTAAATCGTTTAACACTTTGGGACTCATTGTTTTAAAGACGCTGCCCAATTCATTGTGTTCGTTGGATGGATTCCTGATTTCCCTGACCATATGGGGCTCAAGCCTTTTTCCGCCATTTGCAATCGTCGAAACATACTGTGCCAATTGCATAGGAGTATATGTATCATACTGGCCAATCGATAAATCCAGCAGCAATCCGTCTGTTGACATATCGACTCCTTTAAACCCTACGGATTCATTTGGCAGGTCGATGCCTGTGCGGACACCCAATCCAAATTGGGCATAATGATTCCGCATGATTGAATAAGCTTCCCGGTTGATTCCTAACGGCCGGTGAGGGATATAATGACCGCCGGCAATTTTGATTGCCGTCATGAACATATAGACATTCGACGATTTCTTTAACGCGGAGACATCGGTTACATAACCCAAATCACTATAAGATCCTTTCTTAGGGGCCCCTGCTAAAAGGAGTTTTCTGTCAAAAAAAGCTGACCCTGGTGCGATGGCTCCTGTCTGAAAGCCCGTGTAGACCGTAGCCCCTTTGACAGATGACCCCATCGTATAGGAGGTCGTAATGTTTCCAAGAGCGAAATCGTTCATTTCGGTCAATCCGGTCTTACTGTTGCGGCCGTATTGCCTGCCGGCCATTGTAAGCACCTCGCCTGTATTCGGGTCCATTAAAACGACAAAGGCACGATCCAATAAGTAGGTATTTCCTTTAGCTTTCGATTTCGACAATTCTCTCTCGATGATTTTTTCAACCTGCTGCTGCAGCTCCATATCAATTGTAAGGACCAAGTCTTTTCCGCTTTGCCCTTCAGTGAGGGTATTCGTTTTGATGACTTCCCCTTTGCTCAGTACATTTTCAATCCGCGTCTTTTGACCGCGCAGGACATCTTCATATTGCTTTTCGATATAACTTTTTCCGACCCGGTCATTCCTGGTATAGTCGCGTGCCAGGTAATAGTCGATATTTTCACTGGGAATGCCTTCTTCGGAAGAAGAGACCTTGCCAAGAACCGAGCGGAGGGTCTCGTCATACTTATAGGTCCTTTCCCAATCCGTCGTTACGTCCACACCTGGCATTTCATCCAAATGTTCGCTGACCCTGGCGAATTCCTCAGTGGTGACATCTTTATTTTTCACGATTGACGGTGCGAGGGCATAGCCGCTATTGAATTCCCGGAAGATGGCGATCACTTCCAATTCATCTTTGGAGAATTCCTTGATATTCTCATCGGTCACCCGCTCCATTTGAAGTTTGTATAAATCTTTTTGCTCCAGTTTCTTTTCGACTACTTTCTTCCTCTCGGCCTTGGTAATCAAGGCTTCGGCTTCTTTCGGATGTTTTAAAATCCAAAAATCCTTTTTATCCGGCAGGGTCACCTTTTTGGTATCTTTTTCTATCAAGGTGGCAAGGATTTCTGCCGTCTTCACCATATCTGCGGTTTTCGTATTCGGGTATTTCGTATAGGTAATGGCATTACGTGGCTCATTATCAACGACCGGATTCAAGTTGCGGTCATACATCTTGCCACGGGGAACGGGGGTATTGGCGACATCGTTTTCCGTTCGGTCCACTTCTCGAAGGTAATCATCCCCATACACGATTTGGACGATGCCAAGCCGGATGATTAGGCTTGAAAATAAAATGAATATTAAAAAGAACAAAAAGTTCAGTCGGAAAGGAATTGGGGTTTTTTTCTTTTTTTCTTTGGCCATCAGTAACATTCCTTTCTAGTAAAAGTAAAAAATAAGAAAATTCCTATCTCCAATGATATATAAAATTAACTTATTTTTCTATGCTTTATCCGTAAATTTATCTATATTTCCAAAAGAATGTTTTGAAGTTATATAATTCCTCGTAATCTTATAATTGGGAAAATTGATATAAAGGCCAATGAGTCCGAAGGGGTTTAATAGATAAAGAGAGGGGCGGAGCGGCATAGCGACCATCATGGGGAGAGAAATATATGAGTCGCTTCTGTGAAAAAGGGGAGCTCACAAAGTAAATGAATGAACAACCTTTGGAATCCATTCACAATGACTTTAGTACCATGAACTTTGATTTTAAGCATTAATTTGCTTCATATTTCTTAACCGGAGTTTGAGCCGCGACGCTGATAATCTCTTTGAAATATCCGCAAAGCTGAAGCCATTTTTCAGGGTATATATAGATGAAGCGTTCGATCGTTTCCAGAGAGTGAAGCACCAGGCAATCGATTTGACCCGTTTTTTTATTTTGTAAATTGAGTAGAAGCTCATGCGGGATGGTGTAATAAGGATGGATTTGATACGGATTCAGTATGACCGGGGAAATATTCTTTTCCTCTAAATGCTTGTCCGTCATAATCTTTTGGATTGCAAAGCTTTCATCCGTATGTAAATCCCCGATTTTGTAATGTGGATTCAATAGTACAATGCCTCTCATTTGTTTCACCCATTCTTTTTGCTAACCATTCTTGCCAAATGGGGGATGGGATATTCAAAGTAAGAGGCTTGATGCTAGAAAATGGCTTTCATTCCGTTGAGGGTTTTCAGCTGCTTGACATTTTCGAGCACCTCGTTGGTCAGGTCCGCCTTTTTAATGATCGGTGTGCTTCGTAAATCTTCTATGAAGCTTTCATTCGTGAACCAATCAAAGGAATGGGGAGGAAAGAAAAGTTGATCATCCCATGCATCATGTAGAGTGGGGCTGTAGACTTTATCATCTTTTGACGTGGATGCATCAGAGGTATATATGCTTCCCCAGTAATCCTTTCTGGAACCAGTGTGGGGTATCTCTTTTGTAAATTGGCCAACACCGCGAAAAACCGCCGGATGCTGAAATAGGAGCCCATATAATAATTTCCCCGTTTCAATCCGCTGTTTCGGGTCGGCAAAGCGTTCGATGGTAAGGCCTGTCAAGTTATGAAGCCCTTTTTGCTTGTTTGCATAAGGAAAGATCACTTTCATGAAGCCTAAGTACTCCTGAAGCTGAAAATCAAGCCTGCGGAGGATTTCACCATGACGGGTGCGCTTTAAGATCCTTTCCTGAAGCATTCTTTGTTCATTAATGATAAGGGCCGTTGTCAAAAGGGGTGAATGGGGACCTTCGATGAAAGATTCCCAAATCGGGGCCATGAATCTTGAAATGCGGAATACTGGAAAATACCTTCTTAGCGGAAGTTCTTTTTGTTTAGAATGTTCATATAAAAGAAGCTGGGGGAAGGCATCTGCAAATATGGCCGAATTGGCGCGCTCAAGGAACAGGAAAAATTTCTGCCGTTCGGCTCTGTCAAGGAGATGGGTCATGGTTGAACTTTTCAAGTCAGTCATATGGTATCCTCCATTCCTCGAAACCATATGTGCTAAAAAGGCCCAATGGACCTCTGGATTACGATTGTAAAAGGCAAGATATGCTTGTGTTCTTGTAATATTGTTCCGGTTCAAGGCAGCCGTCTCGGTTCGAATGCTTTTTATAAGGGCGGTTTCCTCAGGAAAAAATGCTTTCGACTCATCAAAAGGCTGAAAGAGCTCTTTTTGTAAACTGGATTTTAGCGTGTCATATCTTTCGGCATCGATGATGGGTTTTGTTTTGACAGGGTGTTTGCCCATCAGCTTCTGCAAATATTGGGAAAGCATACAATCACCACGAATGTTTTTCGATCATTATATGCAGAGCCGTCAAGAAAGGGGCGTTGCATTTGCAACGCCCTAAAGGTGATATCATCGGTTATTTTTCTTCTTCTTTTCCCAGTACAATAAAATATAATAAACGATCCAGAAAAGAAACACAGGAATGAAGGATAAAAATCTATATTGGACCGGTACGGCAAATAAGATGAATATGGATGAAAATAAAAAGGGAACTGCTAGGAGTATATATTTTCTCCATTGCATATGCTGAACCTCCTTAGGTTACGTCATCCTTATAAGAATAAAGGATTATCCAGCAATAATCTAGAAAAGTCGCAATTGACAAAGCTATGTAAAACGTAGTAATCTTTAAATATAAGTTAAATATTACCAATAATTATTGAAAAAGGAGGCGAACGTCATGACTAAATCAGTTAAGCACAGTGATGTCACAATTGAATATCATACGTCCGCCTGCCCTGGGACCTTGTCTTTCTAGACAAAGGATTCAACGTAACGTGTTCATTGATCATTTTTAAAGCGCAGGTGTGGAGTTTTCGCGGCCTGCGCTTTTATATGTGTTCATTACGCATCTAAAAAGCTTCCGCTAATTGGCGGGGGCTTTTTGGCATTTGGGGTACAGGTGCATAAGCATCCTTTCCATATAAATGATAGGAGGAATTTTAAATGAGACGAAAGACAATGGAAAACTTATGGCAACCCGGAGATCCAGAAAGCGGTTAGCGAGTGAAAGGTTTGAACAAAAGGGAGGGGAATTCATGTTTGCGATTTTTAAAAAGCTGTCCTGGTTCTTTAAAGAACAGTGGCGGCGTTATACCTTGGCGATTTTATTTCTGTGCCTGGTGAATATCCTGGAGGTTATCCCGCCAAAACTCGTCGGGAATGCCATCGATGATATGAACAATGGCAGCATGACACAGGAAGGGGTCATGAAATACGTTATTTATTTGCTCATGGTACTGAGCGGCAGTTACCTATTTGGTTATTTATGGAGTTATCTGTTATTCGGCGGCGGTAACCTGGTCGAACGAAAGCTAAGGTCTGGATTTATGGGCCATTTGCTGAAAATGACGCCGACGTTTTATGAAAAAAACCGTACAGGGGATTTAATGGCAAGGGCAACCAATGATTTAAAAGCAATATCCCTCACTGCTGGTTTTGGGATATTGACGCTCGTTGACTCGGTGCTGTTCACCATTACGGTTGTGGTCATGATGGGAGCCACGATCAGCTGGGAGTTGACGATTGCGGCGGTGCTGCCGCTGCCGATCATGGCAGTGATGATGCAAATTTACGTGAAGAAAATTTACAAACGATTTACGGATGCACAAGCAGCTTTTGGTACTTTAAATGACAAGGTCCTGGAATCCATTTCAGGCGTCCGTGTTATCCGGGCCTATGTCCAGGAGCGGGAAGACGAAAAGCGATTTGATGAAATGACAGAGGATGTATATCGCAAAAATCTGGCCGTGGCAAGAATCGACGCACTCTTTGATCCGACAATCAGCATTATCATCGGCATCAGTTATTTAATCGGGTTGGGTTACGGGGCTTATCTTGTGTTTCAACAGGCCATAACGCTTGGCGGACTTGTTTCGTTCAATGTGTACCTAGGCATGTTAATTTGGCCGATGATAGCGGTGGGTGAACTGATCAATGTCATGCAAAGGGGAAATGCCTCGCTAGATCGTGTTCAAAATACCCTTTCATATGAAGCGGATGTGAAAAATTCATTGGGTTTGAAGAGTATTCAAAAACCGGGAAATATCCAATTCAATTCAGTGTATTTTACATACCCGTCCTCAACGGTTGTGAATCTATCCAATATTTCCGTTCAGCTTGAGTGCGGTCAAACATTGGGGATAGTGGGGAAAACAGGGAGTGGAAAAACGACATTCGTGAAGCAATTGCTGCGGGAATATCCTAAAGGAACAGGTGAAATCGCTTTTGCAGACATGCCGCTGGAGGAACTGAACCTTGAAGATATTCGTAAATGGATCGGCTACGTTCCACAGGACCATTTCTTATTCTCGAAGTCTGTTAGGGAAAATATCTTATTCGGTAAAATGGATGCAACGGAAGAGGAACTGTCTGAAGCTATCCGGCTTGCGGATTTTGAGAAGGACTTAATGATGCTGCCCAACCGTCTTGAGACACTTGTCGGTGAGAAGGGTGTCGCCCTATCTGGAGGGCAAAAGCAGAGGATCTCGATTGCCAGGGCACTGATCAAAGATCCGGAAATCCTTATATTGGATGATTCCTTATCCGCTGTAGATGCAAAAACGGAAACGACAATCATCGAAAATATCCAAAATGAACGTGCAGGAAAAACGACGATCATCACAACCCATCGCTTATCAGCCGTTCAGCACGCGGACAGAATTATCGTGTTGGACAATGGAGAGATCATCGAAGAGGGGACTCATGCGGATTTACTGCAAAAGGATGGCTG
This window encodes:
- a CDS encoding IS3 family transposase (programmed frameshift) encodes the protein MTKYTIDEKLHAVLEYLEGKKSYKSIAQERNVGLSPLKRWVARYLKHGMEGLASSYTNYTLPFKLEVLKYMNEYGASINETAVHYNLPSDSTLLNWANQFKEGGIDALKPKKKGRLSMKKETKKTSPANGSQEALLAELEYLRAENAYPKKVECLSSRKGSLTKKEKAKVVHELRKQFDLNLLLSISKMARSTYYYWVNAFGREDKYTEIKSLIKEIFHTHKGRYGYRRITLELRNRGARINHKTVLRLMNELGLKSLVRMKKYRSYKGNIGKIAPNILARDFKAAKSNEKWVTDVTEFHLAGEKLYLSAILDLFNGEIIAYNIESRPVYPLVSKMLDKAFDRLESKDSPILHSDQGWHYQMKQYSHDLKRHNITQSMSRKGNCLDNAVIENFFGLLKSELLYLQEFESMEHFKQELEEYIHYYNHQRIKVKLKGMSPVDYRVHALKAA
- a CDS encoding peptidoglycan D,D-transpeptidase FtsI family protein yields the protein MAKEKKKKTPIPFRLNFLFFLIFILFSSLIIRLGIVQIVYGDDYLREVDRTENDVANTPVPRGKMYDRNLNPVVDNEPRNAITYTKYPNTKTADMVKTAEILATLIEKDTKKVTLPDKKDFWILKHPKEAEALITKAERKKVVEKKLEQKDLYKLQMERVTDENIKEFSKDELEVIAIFREFNSGYALAPSIVKNKDVTTEEFARVSEHLDEMPGVDVTTDWERTYKYDETLRSVLGKVSSSEEGIPSENIDYYLARDYTRNDRVGKSYIEKQYEDVLRGQKTRIENVLSKGEVIKTNTLTEGQSGKDLVLTIDMELQQQVEKIIERELSKSKAKGNTYLLDRAFVVLMDPNTGEVLTMAGRQYGRNSKTGLTEMNDFALGNITTSYTMGSSVKGATVYTGFQTGAIAPGSAFFDRKLLLAGAPKKGSYSDLGYVTDVSALKKSSNVYMFMTAIKIAGGHYIPHRPLGINREAYSIMRNHYAQFGLGVRTGIDLPNESVGFKGVDMSTDGLLLDLSIGQYDTYTPMQLAQYVSTIANGGKRLEPHMVREIRNPSNEHNELGSVFKTMSPKVLNDLGGKDVWMQRVQEGFRQVAQEPGGTAYKYFGGKSYHAAAKTGTAEAFYDGPRRNQYSAPVPTINLTLVGYAPHNNPEVAFSVVVPWVYQGKPSDDINKRIGRDVMDAYFKLKEKRAKGESDADKAEESTQW
- a CDS encoding DUF2515 family protein; this encodes MLSQYLQKLMGKHPVKTKPIIDAERYDTLKSSLQKELFQPFDESKAFFPEETALIKSIRTETAALNRNNITRTQAYLAFYNRNPEVHWAFLAHMVSRNGGYHMTDLKSSTMTHLLDRAERQKFFLFLERANSAIFADAFPQLLLYEHSKQKELPLRRYFPVFRISRFMAPIWESFIEGPHSPLLTTALIINEQRMLQERILKRTRHGEILRRLDFQLQEYLGFMKVIFPYANKQKGLHNLTGLTIERFADPKQRIETGKLLYGLLFQHPAVFRGVGQFTKEIPHTGSRKDYWGSIYTSDASTSKDDKVYSPTLHDAWDDQLFFPPHSFDWFTNESFIEDLRSTPIIKKADLTNEVLENVKQLKTLNGMKAIF
- a CDS encoding ABC transporter ATP-binding protein, coding for MFAIFKKLSWFFKEQWRRYTLAILFLCLVNILEVIPPKLVGNAIDDMNNGSMTQEGVMKYVIYLLMVLSGSYLFGYLWSYLLFGGGNLVERKLRSGFMGHLLKMTPTFYEKNRTGDLMARATNDLKAISLTAGFGILTLVDSVLFTITVVVMMGATISWELTIAAVLPLPIMAVMMQIYVKKIYKRFTDAQAAFGTLNDKVLESISGVRVIRAYVQEREDEKRFDEMTEDVYRKNLAVARIDALFDPTISIIIGISYLIGLGYGAYLVFQQAITLGGLVSFNVYLGMLIWPMIAVGELINVMQRGNASLDRVQNTLSYEADVKNSLGLKSIQKPGNIQFNSVYFTYPSSTVVNLSNISVQLECGQTLGIVGKTGSGKTTFVKQLLREYPKGTGEIAFADMPLEELNLEDIRKWIGYVPQDHFLFSKSVRENILFGKMDATEEELSEAIRLADFEKDLMMLPNRLETLVGEKGVALSGGQKQRISIARALIKDPEILILDDSLSAVDAKTETTIIENIQNERAGKTTIITTHRLSAVQHADRIIVLDNGEIIEEGTHADLLQKDGWYREQFERQQVDEGTEVKA